One part of the Vicinamibacterales bacterium genome encodes these proteins:
- the guaB gene encoding IMP dehydrogenase, whose protein sequence is METRTDVLNADQISVGLTTALTFDDVLLVPQHSTILPSAVDVSSWFSRNIRLNVPLASAAMDTVTESRLAIAMAQQGAIGVIHKNLTVEEQAQEVDRVKRSESGMIVNPITLSPTNRIFEALELMKKYRISGVPITQDGSKEGRLVGILTNRDLRFETNVDRPIADIMTREPLFTVSVGTTLDAARDILHRHKVEKLLVVDDQYRLKGLITVKDIQKAIKYPNACKDSLGRLRCGAAIGVGKDAFERAEALVAANVDALVIDTAHGHSQGVLDMVRRVRRQFTAVDVVAGNVATAEATEALIDLGVDAVKVGIGAGSICTTRVVAGIGVPMITAIAECARAAARHKVPIIGDGGIRYSGDITKAMAVGASACMIGSLFAGTDESPGEMILFQGRSFKEYRGMGSLGAMRRGSRDRYFQDEFDLERNPEAAEKLVPEGIEGRVAHKGSVAAMVHQLVGGLRAGMGYTGSKDVATLQHSARMIRVSPAGLREGHVHDVIITKEAPNYRVE, encoded by the coding sequence ATGGAAACTCGCACTGACGTCCTGAACGCGGATCAGATCTCGGTCGGTCTCACGACCGCCCTCACCTTCGACGACGTTCTGCTGGTGCCCCAGCATTCGACGATTCTGCCGAGCGCGGTGGACGTCAGCTCCTGGTTCAGCCGCAACATCCGGCTCAACGTGCCGCTCGCCAGTGCGGCGATGGATACCGTCACCGAATCGCGCCTGGCGATCGCGATGGCTCAGCAAGGCGCCATCGGGGTCATTCACAAGAACCTCACCGTCGAGGAACAGGCCCAGGAAGTCGACCGCGTGAAGCGCTCCGAGAGCGGCATGATCGTCAACCCGATCACGCTGTCGCCGACCAACCGGATCTTCGAAGCGCTGGAGCTGATGAAGAAGTACCGGATCTCCGGGGTGCCCATCACCCAGGACGGCAGCAAGGAGGGACGGCTCGTCGGCATCCTCACCAACCGCGACCTCCGCTTCGAAACCAATGTCGACCGGCCGATCGCCGACATCATGACGCGCGAGCCGCTGTTCACCGTGTCGGTCGGCACGACGCTCGACGCGGCCCGTGACATTCTCCACCGGCACAAGGTCGAGAAGCTGCTCGTCGTCGACGATCAGTACCGGCTCAAGGGGCTGATCACCGTCAAGGACATCCAGAAAGCAATCAAGTATCCGAACGCCTGTAAGGATTCGCTCGGCCGCCTGCGCTGCGGCGCCGCAATCGGCGTCGGCAAGGACGCGTTCGAGCGCGCGGAGGCGCTCGTCGCCGCGAACGTCGACGCGCTGGTGATCGACACCGCGCACGGCCACTCGCAGGGGGTCCTCGACATGGTGCGGCGGGTGCGCCGCCAGTTCACCGCGGTCGACGTGGTGGCCGGCAACGTGGCCACCGCGGAAGCCACCGAAGCGCTGATCGACCTTGGCGTCGACGCCGTCAAGGTCGGCATCGGCGCCGGCTCGATCTGCACAACGCGCGTCGTCGCCGGCATCGGTGTGCCAATGATCACCGCGATCGCCGAGTGCGCGCGCGCCGCCGCCCGCCACAAGGTGCCGATCATCGGCGACGGCGGCATCCGCTACTCGGGCGATATCACGAAGGCGATGGCCGTCGGCGCCAGCGCGTGCATGATCGGCAGTCTGTTCGCCGGCACCGACGAGAGTCCGGGCGAGATGATCCTGTTCCAGGGCCGGAGCTTCAAGGAATACCGCGGCATGGGCTCGCTCGGCGCGATGCGCCGCGGCAGCCGCGATCGTTATTTCCAGGACGAGTTCGATCTCGAGCGCAACCCCGAGGCCGCCGAAAAGCTCGTTCCCGAAGGCATCGAAGGGCGCGTCGCCCACAAGGGATCCGTCGCCGCGATGGTTCACCAGCTCGTCGGGGGACTCCGCGCCGGCATGGGTTACACCGGTTCGAAAGACGTCGCGACGCTGCAGCACAGCGCCCGGATGATCCGCGTCTCCCCCGCCGGTCTCCGCGAAGGGCACGTCCACGACGTGATCATCACGAAGGAAGCGCCGAATTACAGAGTGGAGTAG
- the secA gene encoding preprotein translocase subunit SecA: protein MIIDKALAKVFGTANERELKRLTPVVAQVNALEPSIKTLTDEQIRGKTAEFRLRLEQGETLDDLLPEAFAVVREAGRRTLNMRHFDVQLIGGMVLHRGKIAEMKTGEGKTLVATLPAFLNALAGQGVHVVTVNDYLARRDSEWMGRIYRFLGMTVGVIQHDLNDQERQVAYACDITYGTNNEFGFDYLRDNMKFELAHYVQRGHHFAIVDEVDSILIDEARTPLIISGPAEESTELYYEVDHIIPRLAKGATTRGDVKAEDREELEKTGDYIVDEKHKTVTLTESGMAKTEKMMAHRLEPNTDGLYDPANMRVLHHVNQALRAHTLFHLDVEYMVKDGAVVIVDEFTGRLMPGRRWSDGLHQAVEAKEHNSQHPEVKIERENQTLATVTFQNYFRKYKKLSGMTGTADTEAQEFADIYKLDVMVIPTNRQLQRVEEPDTVYRTEKEKYDAIVTDILDKQTSGRPVLVGTVSIEKSERLSKLLKLRGIRHVVLNAKFHAQEAEIVAQAGRKGTVTIATNMAGRGTDILLGGNPEFMARQQALADQIVERLPKGQEKFVDDADFIYFYHLDSFYRAPRGQYEQMFNAYKRSTDVEHDEVVSLGGLHIIATERHEARRIDNQLRGRAGRQGDPGSSRFYLSLEDDLMRIFGSDRISGLMQRLGMEEGVPIEHRMVTKAIERAQKQVEAQNYSVRKHLLEYDDVMNKQRENVYAQRREILEGHVRFEQGEEPLDIRAYLTALAEDMAANTVASYADEKADPEEWDLDALAAAVSEVFGFDPDEREQLDFGSKTAEEMTDLVWDLAKAKYEAKEKLLDDPAILHRVERDIMLQIVDAQWKDHLYSLDHLKEGIGLRGYGQRDPLVEYKKESFELFTAMRDRVEEEIVRYLWRLMPVVGDGTAPAAVPQRPAPRRPSPSQVTLNSPSSQPASPFGAIGGGAPPPGPPRGAGPAQPPRPARTGGDDVVKQVKRDEPKVGRNDPCPCGSGKKYKKCHGVNT from the coding sequence ATGATCATCGACAAGGCACTGGCGAAAGTCTTTGGCACAGCCAACGAGCGCGAGCTCAAGCGGCTGACGCCGGTCGTGGCGCAAGTCAACGCGCTCGAACCCTCGATCAAGACCCTCACCGACGAACAAATCCGGGGCAAGACAGCTGAGTTCCGGCTGCGCCTGGAACAGGGAGAGACGCTCGACGATCTGCTGCCGGAAGCCTTCGCGGTCGTTCGCGAGGCGGGCCGCCGCACGCTCAACATGCGGCACTTCGACGTGCAGCTCATCGGCGGCATGGTGCTCCACCGCGGCAAGATCGCCGAGATGAAGACCGGCGAAGGCAAGACGCTGGTCGCGACGCTGCCGGCCTTTCTCAACGCGCTCGCCGGCCAAGGTGTCCACGTCGTCACGGTCAACGACTATCTGGCCCGCCGCGACTCGGAATGGATGGGCCGGATCTACCGCTTCCTCGGCATGACGGTCGGCGTCATCCAGCACGACCTCAACGATCAGGAGCGGCAGGTCGCCTACGCCTGCGACATCACCTACGGCACCAACAACGAGTTCGGCTTCGACTATCTGCGCGACAACATGAAGTTCGAGCTCGCGCACTACGTCCAGCGCGGCCATCACTTCGCGATCGTCGACGAAGTCGACTCGATCCTCATCGACGAGGCGCGCACCCCGCTCATCATCTCCGGCCCCGCCGAGGAGTCGACCGAGCTCTATTACGAGGTCGACCACATCATTCCGCGGCTGGCCAAGGGCGCGACGACCCGCGGCGACGTCAAGGCCGAAGACCGCGAAGAGCTCGAGAAGACCGGCGATTACATCGTCGACGAGAAGCACAAGACGGTGACGCTGACCGAGAGCGGCATGGCCAAGACCGAGAAGATGATGGCCCATCGCCTCGAGCCGAACACCGACGGCCTCTACGATCCGGCGAACATGCGGGTGCTGCACCACGTCAACCAGGCGCTGCGCGCCCACACGCTCTTCCACCTCGACGTCGAGTACATGGTCAAGGACGGCGCGGTCGTGATCGTCGACGAGTTCACCGGCCGCCTGATGCCGGGGCGCCGCTGGAGCGACGGCCTCCACCAGGCCGTCGAGGCCAAGGAGCACAACTCCCAGCATCCGGAGGTGAAGATCGAGCGCGAGAACCAGACGCTCGCCACCGTCACCTTCCAGAACTACTTCCGCAAGTACAAGAAGCTCTCTGGCATGACCGGCACCGCCGACACCGAGGCGCAGGAATTCGCGGACATCTACAAGCTCGACGTGATGGTCATCCCGACCAACCGCCAGCTGCAGCGCGTCGAGGAACCCGACACCGTCTACCGGACCGAGAAGGAAAAATACGACGCGATCGTCACCGACATCCTCGACAAACAGACGAGCGGACGGCCGGTGCTGGTCGGCACCGTCTCGATCGAGAAGTCGGAGCGGCTGTCGAAGCTGCTGAAGCTGCGCGGCATCCGGCACGTCGTCCTCAACGCCAAGTTCCACGCCCAGGAAGCGGAGATCGTCGCGCAGGCCGGCCGCAAGGGCACCGTGACGATCGCGACCAACATGGCCGGCCGCGGCACCGACATCCTGCTCGGCGGCAATCCGGAGTTCATGGCGCGGCAGCAGGCGCTGGCCGATCAAATCGTCGAGAGGCTGCCGAAGGGCCAGGAGAAGTTCGTCGACGACGCCGACTTCATCTACTTCTACCACCTGGACAGCTTCTACCGCGCGCCGCGCGGGCAGTACGAGCAGATGTTCAACGCCTACAAGCGCAGCACCGACGTCGAGCACGACGAGGTGGTGAGCCTCGGCGGGCTGCACATCATCGCCACCGAGCGTCACGAGGCGCGCCGCATCGACAACCAGCTCCGCGGCCGCGCCGGCCGGCAGGGGGATCCGGGATCGTCGCGCTTCTATCTCTCGCTCGAAGACGACCTGATGCGCATCTTCGGGTCGGATCGCATCTCCGGGCTGATGCAGCGGCTCGGCATGGAGGAAGGCGTCCCGATCGAGCACCGCATGGTGACCAAGGCGATCGAGCGCGCGCAGAAGCAGGTCGAGGCGCAGAACTACAGCGTGCGCAAGCACCTGCTCGAATACGACGACGTGATGAACAAGCAGCGCGAGAACGTCTACGCGCAGCGCCGCGAGATCCTCGAGGGCCACGTCCGTTTCGAACAGGGCGAGGAGCCGCTCGACATCCGCGCCTATCTGACGGCGCTCGCCGAGGACATGGCGGCCAACACCGTCGCCAGCTACGCCGACGAAAAGGCCGATCCGGAGGAATGGGACCTCGACGCGCTGGCCGCCGCCGTGTCGGAGGTGTTCGGCTTCGATCCGGACGAGCGCGAGCAGCTCGACTTCGGCAGCAAGACCGCGGAGGAGATGACCGATCTCGTCTGGGATCTGGCCAAAGCGAAGTACGAAGCCAAGGAGAAGCTGCTCGACGATCCGGCGATCCTCCACCGCGTCGAGCGCGACATCATGCTGCAGATCGTCGACGCACAGTGGAAGGATCACCTCTACTCGCTCGACCATCTCAAGGAAGGAATCGGCCTGCGCGGCTATGGCCAGCGCGATCCGCTGGTCGAGTACAAGAAGGAGAGCTTCGAGCTCTTCACGGCGATGCGCGATCGCGTCGAGGAAGAGATCGTCCGGTACCTGTGGCGGTTGATGCCGGTCGTCGGCGACGGCACGGCTCCGGCCGCGGTGCCGCAGCGGCCGGCGCCGCGGCGCCCGAGCCCGTCGCAGGTCACCCTCAATTCGCCGTCGTCACAGCCCGCCTCGCCGTTTGGCGCGATCGGTGGCGGCGCGCCGCCCCCGGGGCCGCCGCGCGGCGCCGGCCCCGCTCAGCCGCCGCGGCCCGCGCGCACAGGCGGCGACGACGTGGTCAAGCAGGTCAAGCGCGACGAACCGAAGGTCGGACGCAACGACCCCTGTCCGTGCGGCAGCGGCAAGAAGTACAAGAAGTGCCACGGCGTGAACACGTGA
- a CDS encoding M23 family metallopeptidase, producing MNARRYTVVIADRQTGTVRRLTISLWPTLAMVAGVFALPVLVGMGARWSASAMINGLHANNAALQVENASYRAATGQLAGQVSALQAAVDELGERATVDPTAGRAIDRLPSNVRSRAMGGAVGSGIAPMLRSGLSSPDTVLGVLSDLLGAIGNRLDSVRDSVDRRNALAAATPSIWPVAGWLTSSYGNRIDPFTNDKDFHPGLDISADYGQPVLATADATVASAGANGAYGNMVALDHGFGIMTKYGHLSRIAVMADQHVKRGDVIGYVGSTGRSTGSHLHYEVWMNGKLTNPMTLLAH from the coding sequence ATGAACGCGCGACGCTATACCGTTGTCATCGCTGATCGCCAGACCGGCACCGTCCGCCGGTTGACCATCTCGTTGTGGCCGACACTGGCCATGGTCGCCGGGGTGTTTGCGCTGCCGGTGCTCGTCGGCATGGGCGCGCGCTGGAGCGCGTCGGCGATGATCAACGGCCTGCACGCCAACAACGCGGCGCTGCAGGTCGAGAATGCGAGTTACCGCGCGGCCACCGGCCAGCTGGCCGGCCAGGTGTCGGCGCTGCAGGCCGCCGTCGACGAGCTCGGCGAGCGGGCGACCGTCGATCCCACCGCCGGCAGGGCGATCGACAGACTTCCGTCAAACGTGAGATCACGCGCGATGGGCGGCGCGGTCGGCAGCGGCATCGCGCCAATGCTGCGAAGCGGCCTCTCGTCCCCCGATACGGTCCTCGGCGTCCTCAGCGACCTGCTGGGCGCGATCGGGAACCGGCTCGACTCGGTGCGCGACAGCGTCGACCGCCGCAACGCCCTGGCCGCGGCCACGCCGTCCATCTGGCCGGTCGCCGGCTGGCTGACCTCCAGCTACGGCAACCGCATCGATCCGTTCACCAACGACAAGGACTTCCACCCTGGCCTCGACATCTCCGCCGACTACGGCCAGCCGGTGCTCGCCACCGCCGACGCGACCGTCGCCTCGGCCGGCGCCAATGGCGCCTACGGCAACATGGTCGCGCTCGATCATGGCTTCGGCATCATGACCAAATACGGCCACCTGTCGCGCATCGCGGTGATGGCCGATCAGCACGTCAAGCGCGGCGACGTCATCGGGTACGTGGGATCCACCGGGCGTTCGACCGGCTCGCATCTGCACTACGAAGTGTGGATGAACGGCAAGCTGACGAACCCGATGACCCTGCTCGCGCACTGA
- a CDS encoding PEP-CTERM sorting domain-containing protein yields MKRLQVALALGCAALVYPAAARAEPISTVFSTTSGATVVLPSVSGGSTLDLGQLVLPGGSSAIVFVDGLDSRANVPVTFSVVDPAGNPFTTITAEILDPLSDGFDEMDPHPQPVYVPAGYSTSNNTDGLSFAWNSGLARSAVFADGGSATLQVDEDSNARDLLSFHGFSGGTQADMTFGLRDNAGNRGFLIRFSVDGGDPGGSSTPEPASLLLLGTAVTGLLWFGRQLV; encoded by the coding sequence ATGAAACGTCTGCAAGTGGCCCTGGCCCTGGGCTGCGCTGCGCTGGTGTATCCCGCTGCAGCGCGGGCCGAACCCATCTCGACCGTCTTCAGCACCACCAGCGGGGCGACGGTGGTGCTGCCCAGCGTGTCGGGCGGGTCGACCCTCGACCTCGGACAGCTGGTGCTGCCCGGCGGCTCGAGCGCGATCGTCTTCGTGGACGGTCTGGACTCGCGCGCCAACGTGCCGGTCACCTTCTCGGTCGTCGATCCGGCGGGGAATCCCTTCACCACGATCACGGCGGAAATCCTCGATCCGCTCTCGGACGGGTTCGATGAGATGGACCCGCATCCGCAGCCGGTCTACGTACCGGCCGGCTACAGCACGTCGAACAATACCGACGGGTTGAGCTTCGCCTGGAACAGCGGCCTGGCACGCAGCGCCGTCTTCGCCGACGGTGGCAGCGCGACGCTGCAGGTCGATGAAGACAGCAATGCGCGCGACCTGTTGTCGTTCCACGGGTTCAGCGGCGGCACGCAGGCCGACATGACGTTCGGGCTGCGCGACAACGCCGGCAACCGCGGCTTCCTGATTCGCTTCAGCGTCGATGGCGGCGATCCCGGCGGGTCATCGACGCCGGAACCGGCATCGCTGCTGCTGCTCGGCACGGCCGTCACCGGCCTGTTGTGGTTCGGACGTCAGCTGGTGTAA
- a CDS encoding exosortase/archaeosortase family protein: MTTATQRPAIAAALLTTVTLAVYLPTLSSLVRQWASDENYSHGFLVVPCALYFAWQDRARMAARGGAPRRVGFVVVAAALMLFLAGQFGAELFLSRVSLLVLIAGLVVSLAGMGPLRSLAFPLTLALLAIPLPAVVFNRIAFPLQLVASQTAETVLSGVGIPVLREGNVLVLPAMTLEVAQACSGIRSLVSLVSVALLLGRLAGSRPWPRALLAAMAIPIAIVANAARVAGTAMAAEWIGPAAAQGFFHEFAGWVVFVTAFALLLGVHRLLRRPPAYDGRPMPAPVVS, translated from the coding sequence ATGACCACGGCGACGCAGCGGCCCGCCATCGCGGCGGCACTCCTCACGACCGTTACGCTCGCCGTCTATCTTCCTACGCTGTCGTCGCTCGTCCGGCAGTGGGCGAGCGACGAGAACTACTCGCATGGCTTCCTGGTCGTACCCTGTGCCCTCTACTTCGCGTGGCAGGATCGCGCGCGGATGGCGGCGCGAGGCGGGGCGCCGCGCCGCGTCGGCTTCGTGGTGGTCGCGGCCGCATTGATGCTCTTCCTCGCCGGCCAGTTCGGCGCCGAGCTGTTCCTGTCGCGCGTGTCGCTGCTGGTGCTCATCGCCGGCCTCGTCGTGAGCCTTGCCGGAATGGGTCCGCTCCGTTCGCTGGCGTTTCCATTGACCCTCGCGCTGCTGGCGATCCCGCTGCCCGCGGTCGTCTTCAATCGCATCGCCTTTCCCCTGCAGCTCGTGGCATCGCAGACCGCCGAAACGGTGCTATCGGGCGTCGGCATTCCCGTGCTGCGCGAAGGCAACGTCCTGGTGCTGCCGGCGATGACGCTGGAGGTGGCGCAGGCGTGCAGCGGCATCCGTTCGCTGGTCTCGCTGGTGAGCGTTGCGCTGCTGCTCGGCAGGCTCGCCGGGTCGCGCCCGTGGCCGCGCGCCCTGCTTGCCGCAATGGCTATCCCGATCGCCATCGTCGCCAACGCCGCGCGAGTGGCCGGCACCGCCATGGCGGCGGAGTGGATCGGACCGGCGGCGGCACAGGGTTTCTTTCATGAATTTGCCGGCTGGGTGGTGTTCGTGACGGCCTTCGCGCTGCTGCTCGGCGTCCATCGTCTGTTGCGGCGGCCACCGGCGTACGACGGCCGGCCGATGCCGGCGCCGGTGGTGTCGTGA
- a CDS encoding EpsI family protein, with translation MIGRALVLSAMIVAAGALACRGNSTDTATPRHPLDAFPRAIEGWTAAGDVPLDQETRDILRADDYLDRNFRGPDGRVVNLYVAYYASQRQGEAIHSPQNCLPGSGWQPVESGVEALPVASRAIPVNRYVIERSGLRQLAYYWYQGRGRVVANEFANKFWLIADAARFGRSDGALVRVMTTMTPGAGGAADAAGTEFSRRAFPVLSRYLP, from the coding sequence GTGATCGGGCGCGCGCTCGTGTTGTCGGCCATGATCGTCGCGGCGGGCGCGCTCGCCTGTCGGGGGAACAGCACGGACACCGCGACGCCGCGCCATCCGCTCGACGCGTTTCCCCGCGCGATCGAAGGATGGACCGCGGCCGGCGACGTGCCGCTCGATCAGGAGACGCGGGACATCCTTCGCGCCGACGACTATCTCGATCGCAATTTCCGCGGCCCGGACGGGCGCGTGGTCAACCTGTACGTCGCCTACTACGCCAGCCAGCGACAGGGAGAGGCGATTCACTCGCCGCAGAACTGCCTGCCGGGATCCGGCTGGCAGCCCGTCGAGTCGGGCGTCGAGGCGCTTCCGGTCGCGAGCCGCGCGATCCCGGTGAACCGCTATGTGATCGAACGCTCCGGTCTGCGCCAGCTCGCCTACTACTGGTATCAGGGGCGCGGCCGTGTGGTCGCGAACGAATTCGCGAACAAGTTCTGGCTGATCGCCGACGCGGCGCGGTTCGGCCGAAGCGACGGCGCGCTGGTGCGGGTGATGACCACCATGACACCAGGCGCCGGCGGCGCCGCCGACGCCGCGGGCACCGAATTCAGCCGCCGCGCGTTTCCGGTTCTCTCGAGGTATCTGCCATGA